Below is a window of Parachlamydia sp. AcF125 DNA.
ATCCCAAAGGAGTTAGCCCTCTATTGCCCCCTTTACCTATTTTAGGAAAGCATAACCAACATAACTTTTTAGCAGCCGTGGCAGCCTGCCGTGCACTTGGAATGGAATGGCCAGATATTCAGCAAGTGATTCCTACACTGACACTTCCAGAAAGGCGCTTAGAACAGGTCATAAAAAAAGGTATTCTTTTTATCAATGATAGTTATAATGCAGCCTTGACTTCTGTAAAAGCTGCTTTAGAAGCTTTACCTCTCCCCCCGCAACTTTCAGGTAAAAGAATTGGAGTCCTTGGGGAAATGGCTGAATTAGGAACTTTTTCAGAAGACTGCCATAGGGAAGTAGGAATTCTTTCGTTACCCAAGCTCGACCGGATGATCTGCTATGGGAATGGCTGCATACCGATTCAAGAGGTTTGGAAGCAAAATAACAAACCTGTTCATTTAGCGCTAAATTTTGAACAGGTCATCGCTGAGCTTAAGCAGCATGTTCGCCCTGGAGATGTGGTTTTATTGAAAGGTTCTAATAAAAAGCAATTATGGAAAGTTTTAGACTATTTTTAGCGGAGCCTTCAGCATGCTGCTATTAGCCATCGATTTTTTTAGAGAGATTTTTGGAGTTAAAGCTCCCCTGGTCTTTACTTATACCTCTACCCGCATGATTCTGGCGGCTATCACGTCTCTCATTATTTGTATTTTTCTAGGACCCCGCTTCATAAAAAAGCTGTATGAACTAAAAATAGGGCAGTCCATCCGGACAGATGAATGCCCTCATTTAGGCGTGCTACATCAAAAAAAAAAAGATACTCCTACCATGGGAGGGGTACTTATTCTATTTTCGATGCTATTCTCTCTTCTCTTGTGGATGAAGCTCACCCACATTTTTACCTTGATTTTGTTGATCACGACCCTTCTTTTAGGGTTTTTAGGTGGATGGGATGACTACCTCAAATTGAAATATAAAAACAGCAAGGGATTATCCAGCAAAAAGAAATTTCTGTTTCAAATTTTGATCTCTTCCCTCTTACCTCTTTATTTACTCAGCCCCGCAGGAAATGCTGCTCCCCCATTTAAACGCTGGTTTGATCCGCCCATTGTGAAAGAGCAAATCTTTTCTAAGGGAACTTTAGATGAGAAAACCACCGTTCAGATCTCTTTAAAAGAATACACAACCCGTTTTTATATCCCTTTCTTCAAGGACCCTATTTTAACCTTTTCTGGCTTCTTTACAGGATTAGCAGCCTTATTTATGATTTTTGTAGTGACAGGCTCTTCCAATGCTGTCAACCTAACCGATGGCTTAGATGGCCTCGCAGCGGGTTGCCTCATCATGGTCGCAGGCTGTTTAGCCCTCATTGCATTCATTTCAAACAATATTGATTTGGCGGGGTATCTCAATATTCTTTATATAGAAGGAAGCGGGGAAATTGCGATTTACTTATCCGCCCTAGCAGGCGCTTGCCTGGGATTTTTATGGTATAACAGCTATCCTGCCCAAGTTTTTATGGGGGACACAGGCTCTCTAGCTTTAGGAGGAATTTTAGGCGTTTGCGCTATTTTACTGAAAAAAGAAATGTTACTTGGTATTATCGGAGGCATTTTTGTGGCTGAAACGGCTTCGGTCATCTTACAGGTAGCAAGCTTTAAACTGCGAAACAAAAAGCGGATCTTTTTATGCACTCCCCTCCATCACCATTTCGAATTTAAGGGATGGCCTGAAACGAAGGTTGTCATTCGGTTTTGGATTGTAGGACTTCTTTTAGCCATAATAGGAATTGCTTCTCTGAAATTTCAATAAATGAGTTTTTATGAGCTCTCCCTATTTTAACAAACGTATTTTGATTATTGGGTTGGGGATTAGCGGCCTTTCAGCTGCCCGTTTTCTCATAGCTCAAAAGGCTCACATTTGGGCAGTAGACAAAAATAAAGGACAGCTTTTCTCTCTTCCAGACGTCCGCGAACTGATCGCGCAAGGATTGCAACTTGTCGATGAAAAAGATTTGCCCTCTTTAAAAGGGTTCCATCTGATCGTCACTTCACCTGGAGTTCCTCTCAACCATCCGCTTCTACAATTAGCCCAAGCCGCAGAGATCGAAATCATAGGGGAAGCTGAGCTTGCCTTTCGTTCCCTCAAAAATAAGCTTATAGGCATTACAGGCACGAACGGGAAAACAACCGTAACGCTGTTGATTACCCATCTCTTAAACTTCGCTGGAATTCCTGCTAAAGCTGTGGGAAATGTGGGGATTCCCCTTTCCTCAGAAATTTCTTCTCCGCCTGAAACTGTGTTAGTGGTCGAGCTCAGCTCTTTCCAGCTGGAAACCCTTCAATCTCGGCACCTCGATATGGGGGCGATTTTAAATATCACCCCAGATCATCTAGACCGTTACCCCTCCATGGAAGAATATGCGCTTGCCAAGATGAAGTTAAAATCGTGCATTAAAGAAAGAGGTGTCCTTTACATGGAGGAAAAAGCCTACCAAAACTATGGATTTTTAAAGCCCGATTTTACCACGAAGCTATATGGCTATTCTCCAGATTGCGATTTGAGGACCGATCTGTACCACCTTTTCACTCATAAAAACGTTGACTGCATTTTACCTGTAGAGTATAGAGGAGCTCAAAGCCATAAGCTAGAAAACCTAATGGCAGCTTATAGCTTATGCAAAGAAATCGGAATCGACACCACGCAATTTTGGAAAGGTGTTTCTGCCTTCTGTACTCCCCCTCATCGAATTGAGAAAGTCGCCATTGCCAATGGGGTGGCTTACTTCAATGACAGCAAAGGAACCAACATTGATGCTGTGATGCGCGCAATTGAAACGCTTGAGGGCCCCATTATTCTCATTGCTGGAGGAGTAGATAAAGGAGCCGATTTTTCTCCTTGGATTTCTGCCTTTGTCGATAAAGTAAAAGGGATTTGCGTCATTGGACAGGCAGCTAAAAAATTAGAGCAAACTTTATCTAAAAGCTTTAACGTCGTGCGCTGTCAAAATATGCACGACGCTGTAAAATGCGCATCCTCTCTTGCATCTCCGGGATATAATGTGTTATTATCTCCAGGATGTGCAAGTTTTGATATGTTTGAAAATTATGCGCACCGTGGAAAAATATTTAAAGAAGCTGTGAATGCTTTATTACTTAAAGGGGAAACGCAATGAATCGAAGAGATACTATCATCATTGCCGTATTAATTAATGCTGGATTACTCGCAATTTTATTTATGATGGCCATCCACCCTGATGACACCTCTACTTATGCCCCCTCTTCCTTGCCTTTAGCTGAAGCGCCAAAAGTAGAAGAGGCTTCTTCCCCTTACGCTTCTTCAAACATTTCCTACGTGCAAACAATTCCCACTGATGAAGTTGACAATGCCATAAAAGCATTTGTGAATTCCCCTTCACAAGAAATTGCGCTTGCTGAATCTATTCCGACTTATATGCCAGCACCTGAGCCTAAAACGGCAACTTCTGAGGATGGTTACACAGAAATCAAAGTGAAGCGGGGAGACTTCCTGGAGAAAATTGCACGCGCGCACGGAACAACTATCAAGGCCATTATGCAAGCTAATGGGCTTTCAAGTGAACGGTTGAATGTTGGGCAAATCCTGCGCATTCCTCCTCCCACCAAGCCGATTGAAACTGTGGCCGAAACCCCAAAAACGAATTTTCCACAAGAAAAAAAGAATTCATCCACAGGTGAAGAAAGCCCTTATTACATCGTTCAGCGGGGAGACAATCCTTGGAAAATAGCTAAGAAATTTCAGGTTGGTTTTGAAGATCTTTTGATTTTAAATGATTTAGATGAGGAAAAAGCCCGAAACTTAAAAGTGGGAGACAAACTGCGGGTCCGTTAAGATATGCGCTTGCTTTTACTCCTTTGCACTTCCCTTATCTTTGCCCTTGGGCTGATCATGATTTTTAGCACAACTTCTGCAGAAGTTTTGGATCACGATCTGCAACGCAGTACTCACCAAGCCTTAATCCGCCAAATGGCCTACTCCGCAGCGGGATTTGCGCTTGCTTTTGGTGTATGGAAAATAGGCTATCGCCATTTTTTAAAACATAGCCCCCTTTTTTTAGCGCTCTTCTCTTTTTTTTTAGTCATTACCTTAATTCCTGGAATCGGGCGAGAGGTCAATGGATCTCGCCGATGGTTGGCAATTGGCAACTTAACTTTTCAACCTTCCGAATTTGTTAAGTATATTTTACCAGCCTTTTTTATTGAACGGTTAATGGGACTTGAACGAGCCACCCTGTCTTTACAAGACTTTTTAAAATTGGCCGCCATCTGTGCCGTCCCTATTTTGCTAATTTTAGTGGAACCAAACAACGGAACTGCTGCTGTTATCGGGTTAACTCTCATTGCTCTCTGCCTCATCACACGCGTTCCCGTTAAATATTGGGCACTGCCTCTCATTTGCCTCTCTTTAATTGGAATTATTTCTGCCTATCACCTTTCTTATGTTTCTGCTCGATTAAAGGTTTATTTGGATCCAAGCTTTGATTTACAGGGAAAAGGGCACCAACCCCACCAAGCTAAAATTGCAGCAGGATCGGGTCAGCTATTCGGAAAAGGTCCTGGAAATAGTTGGCAAAAATTGAGCTATCTTCCTGAGGCTCAAAATGACTACATCGCAGCCATTTTTGCCGAAGAGTTTGGGTTTGTTGGCATGCTAGTCTTGATTTCACTTTACATGTTTTTAGCTTATTTAGGATTTGCCATCTCCAATCAAGCCCCAGATTTTGCAGGGTTTTATTTTGGGTCTGCAATCACCTTTTTAATCTGTTTTCAGGCATTTTTAAATCTAGGCGTTGTTTCAGGCTTAGTTCCAAGTACAGGCCTTAATTTACCTCTTTTTAGCCAAGGAGGAACCTCCTTGATTGCCAATCTGATGGGAATTGCACTTTTGTATAGCATATCGAAGCCTCCTATTCAGACATAAAAGGGTCTTAATTCTTTTTCCAAAAATCCTTTATCTCGAAATGTAAATAAGGTACATTCCTTTTAAGTATAGATTAACTTTTTAGGAGCCGCTATGTTGTCGAGAATTTGCCTTTTAACCAATTACAACCTCTATGAATCTAAACGCCACTTTACCCAAAAATTCGCGGAAGCTTTAAATCGACATCATATCGAAACCAAAATTATTGATGCTAACGAAGGGCCAATTGGAGCAGATATTATCTCTGCGATTCAACGCTTTGATCCCCACCTGACTTGCTCTTTCAATAGCATGATGCCTTTATCCCAAAACCGTTATTTGTGGGATCTATTGGAAATCCCCCATCTCTCGATTTTGGTAGATCCCGCTATCTATTCTGTGAGCTTAACAAATAGCCCTTATTCCATCCTTTCCTGTGTGGATCGTAATGACGTCAATTCGATGAAAGAATATCATTTCGATCGAATCTTTTTTTGGCCCCACGCGGTCGAGAAAGAACTTGGATTGGAACCTGAGCAAAAAAAAGAATTCGATGTGGTATTTTTTGGAAGCTGTTATGACTATGAAAGCTTAAGAGCCTCGTGGAGACAGCGCAATCCAGAGGCCCTGAATGTCATCCTTGATGACGCCATTGATATGGTATTTTCCAACAACCAAATCTCTTTGGCAGATGCCTTGGTAAACGCTTGGAATCGCTCATTCCAAGATGCAGAAGGGATAGATTTTACCACTTTATTTTATTATCTCGACATGTACACGAGGGGGAAAGATCGAGTTGAGCTGATTCGATCGATTAAAGATGTGCCTGTGCATATTTTTGGAGAGCTTTCGCAAGACAACGCTGTCGGGGTGCTGGGTTGGCAGCAATATTTAGCCAACCAATCCAACGTCACCATTCATCCTTCTGTTTCCTTTCCTCAATCCTTTGACATTCTTAAAAAAAGCAAAATAAGCTTAAATAGCATGCCCTTCTTCCGTGACGGAACGCATGAGCGAGTCTTTACAAGCCTTTGCTGCGGCGCTGTGCCTGTGACTAGCGAAAGTACCTATTTACGCGAAAGCTTTAAAGAGGGAAAACATCTTTTTTATTATCAATCTAAACACTGGAATGAAGTTCAAGACAAAATTCATAGCCTCTTAGCCGATGAGCCTAAACGGCAAGCTATCAACCAACAAGGAAAAGAGCTTGTCTTGAGTGACCACACCTGGGATAAAAGGGTCGAACAACTCAAGCTTGCAATTGAACCTTTCCTCGAAAAGCTTTTACAGTAGAGAAAGAGGCTCCTCCTGGAGGAGCTCCTTTTCTTTTAATCCTTCAGAAAAGGTCTTTACATCACCCGCCTCTTAGCTGCAAGCTAAATAGTTAAACCTGATCTAAGATAAAATTTCTCCGAAAAAGCAGGCTTCGTAAAATTTTCCGTAGTTTTTATTTTCTATTTGGGTAATTTTCGGAAAAACCTCTAATGTGTGCCTCAAAACAGGTTAAAAAGGCACAGATTGACAATTTCAAGGCAAACAGAATCTTGCCGAAATGCTCATTGTAAAGTTTTTTAAAGAAAATAAGACTGTAGCTTGATCCCTATTTGAAAAACTACACAAATTATGCAGAAGCTCGTTTAGACAATAATGCCGCCGAAAGAGCAATCCGACCTTTAGCAATTGGCCGGAAAAACTGGCTATTTGTAGGTAGTGAAGTTGGAGCTGAAGCTGCCGCCGTGGCGCTTTCCTTAATCTAAAGCTGCCGGTTTCTTCAAATCAATCCGCGGGATTATCTAGAAGATGCCATGAGGCGTCTTTTAGACTATCCTGCCGCTAAATTCCAAGATCTTCTCCCTGATAATTGGGCAAAAAATCGTTCCCTATAACTTAAATGTTGAGATTGGTTCAACCTGTGTCTTAGCTTACGCTTACATTTAAATACCAATTGCTAACACCTGAAAGTCTAAATAAAATGCATCATCTGCATTGTTTTACTAATGCAGAGCAGACGATGGGCTATGGATACAAATTGAATGTCGAATGGCCCTCAGACCCTATCACCCCATAAAGCATATCTGGCATAGAGGACAAACCGAGGGATTTTCCAGCTTTTACTCTAAATATTTAGAGACCAATACAACTCTTATTATACTCACAAATAATGTGCAACTAAAGGATGAAATTAAAAACATTGAAAAACACTTGATCGCTTTTGCTTGAAGAATCGATATGGCCTCGGGGTAAATGCGTTTTTTCAAAGGCCTTGATCATCTCCCACTTACCTAATCCAAAGTTTTGAGTGTATCCATCCTCTCCTATTCTTAAGATCCCTTTCCGTTTTCCTGAAGAATGTCTATACGGATTAGCGCTGGAGAGAGGGAAGGCAAAAAATAATTGGGGTCATGTCTTTTAGGGGCGTCTTTGCCATAATTTAATCATTTTTGCATTCTCACCAAGGCATTTTGCCTTCTTAAAAGCAGCTTTAATTGTCAAACTCTTAGTAAGATAAAAGTACAAAAACGTTACAGTAAATAATAAAAACGCATCACCATCGATGTAATTCTTCGCTCCTATATAAGCTTTAGCGCCTTTAGAAAGGAATTTTTCAGCAAAAGCTTGACTCCCTAAACAACAACCTGTGATGATAACAATTTGGTCGTCTAAGCTTAAAATTTCTTGCAAATCACGAGGGGTTAATCCCTTACGATATAGCATATCTAACTCCAGCTCGGGGGCAAGTTCAGGGATCAATATCTCTTCTTTATTACCATGACAAGAAATTACAACCATTTTGTGGAGGTAGTTCGAACCTTGAAGTAAAGAAATCAGATGATTAACATTTCCAATATAATGCATTCTTACCTGAACACCAAAAGCTTCAAGAACCCCTCTTAAAGCAAAAGCTTCAATTTTATCGGAAATGACAATAATATCAGCAGCCCTGACTTGCTTTATATTTGTTACCATATACTTCCCAGTAGTGCTAAGCAGGTAATGCTCTAAGGCTTTCATTATAATGACAAATGAAATATTTTATCATACCGATATGGTTCTCTAATTTTTTTGAGAATGAGAGGGTCTTCCTTACTAGCTTTGAGCATTTTTGCCTAAGAGTGCAGCTAAGACAAATGCCGTTCAGCGAAACTTTTTCTAGAAAGACACGCCTTACCAATCCTTTAGTGTGATCTGATACCAGCTGGGGTTCTGCATCTTCTCCAAATTGCCTGCTGCATTCTAAGCATCAATAATTCTGTTTTCCAGACCTTGTGTGAACATTTTACTTAATAAGACCGGACTGACAGTTTGGGCATTCCATAGCTTGACTTCTCGAGTCAGAAGAATCAGTTTACTTAGCCAACGCTTCTTAGAAAAGCATTACCTGTTTAGCACTAACAAAAATTGGCTCATTCTTACTTTTAGTTAGAACGATGACACCTTTGTTCAAAACGGACGTTACAGCTTAAATTTTATTCCCTAGTGTAAATGGGATGTTCAATTTATCCCAATCCAAAACTCTGAATGCGTCCAACCGCTCCCCTTCTTTAGCATACTTTTTTTATAGTCCCTGTTCTCACACTTACCTATGCAGCCGTTAGTTTTTTGTCCAATTTTAAGTTCTGAAACCCAAAATTTAAAGGTTGACGTTTTTCTCAATTTTAGAAATCTCGAATATTTCTCTAGCGGGAACGGCTAAATTCCTTACCATGTTAGCAGTTATATAAAAATTTTGGCCTGCTTTTTCATGGCGGGCCACATATATGTTCAATAGAGCTCTCCCGAAATTAAGTTTTTTCAGGATTTATCATTTGGACTAGCCTAGTGAATTTTGGAAGAGGTCAAATATCCAAACAAAAAGAAAAACGTAAAATTTCGCGAATTTTTCCTTGTGTTGTTGAATAATGAAAGCAAAGAAAGAGGGGATATTTTTCACTTTCAGTAAAGAATGGCTAGGACTCTCTAATAAAAATTTTTGCCAAAATTTGAATTAATGTGCGCATGGGAGAGGGTGCTAAGTGATACGGGAATAGGGTGAAATTGGCAATTTACCACAGAAGATACGTGTATAAAATTAAAAAATTAAGTCCAGCTTTTAAATAAAATTTAAGAAAAGCTTTTGTTAAAATGTACCAGCACTCTCTTTATAATATCCCTAAACATAGCGAGAATCAAAGCGAGAATCAAAGTGAGGCATAGAGCAAACCACAGCTTTTATGTCAGAAGGAACAGACAGCATAGGATTTTCCCGTAAGTAAAGCTCAAAATATTGACGATTTTTAATTTTAGCAAGAGCAATCTCATGCACAACTTGAGGTAAAACAGAAAATTGATTCCCTTCAAGCTCTATTCTGCGAAGTTTTCCAAGATGGATGAGGCTAGAAGGAAGATCGGTGAGCTTATTGTTCATTAGCCTTAACTCTTCGAGTTCAGACAAGTAACCTACTGCTTCAGGTATTGCCGTTAAATCACAATGGGATAAATTTAATTTTTTTATTTTAGCAAGATATCCCGCCTTAGAAGAATGCTTGTTACCCTCTTTGACTAGATTGGCTATATCCCTTTGAAATCTTTCTTCATTTATCTTTTGCAAAAAAGAGAAAAGGTTACTTAATTTCTCTACCTGCTGCTCGGTAGAAGAACTTTCCGCTTCAGTAAGATTGTTTTCCTTGGAAAAGGAACCATCCCCTGGCCCTAACTGATCATTTAATTGCACTAGACTAGACATATTTTTTCCTTTACCTCCTTAATAGGAAATAAGCAGATTAATTTGAGTCAACATTTAGGAAAAGAAACTAGCAGTTCCCTTAAATATTTTTTTATTAGTTTAAACCTGTGCTAAAAAACCTGTGCTAAATTTAATACTCCCCAAAAATCGGACAGTTGAATAAAGTAATATTGGATTTATTATGTCTTATTTAATTTTATATCAATCATTATGAACTGAGATGTAATTTTATACAAATTTTGCATACTCGCTCCGGCAGCCAAGATTTTGGATGCATTCCAAAAGGGAAATATTCACAAGCAGAAGTGGACAACGCACGAGAGCATAGCCGAGAAAAAATGTATAAAGACCGCTATGAATTTAAAGAAAAGGGAAAATTTTAAAACCATGTGCATTTCCTGCACATGGTTTTTTCTAATTTATTCTTTTTTATGCACGTGTTTTGCCAAAGCAGCTGTCATTTTAAACATATCGATTGGCTCAGGTCCCCCAAACACCTTAGCTAGAGCGGCATCCGGATTGATCAGCCTTTTGTTTGTCGGATCTTGCAATTGATGGGCGCGAATATAGTCCCATACTTTTTTCATCACCTCTCCCCGGGCCATTTCGCTAGCCCCTACCACCTGGGCAAGTTCTGGAGAAAGAGTTTGTAAAGGCTGTAGCCTGGTTGCTCCTTTTTTCTCTTTCTTAACAGAGCTCTTTTTAGCTGACGAAGCTGTTCGTTTTTTAGCGGCTTCTTTTTTCCCTTTTCCCGCTTTCTTCACATATGCCTTGCGCGGATGGTTGGGATATTTTTCTGGCAATTGTGACAACTCATTTACGATCACATCACATTCCGGAAATGTGGAACAAGAATAGAACGTTTTGCCAAAACGGGACTTGCGAGCCACCATATGGCCAGGACAACCTACCGCCACACAGGCGGGCATTTCGGCTGCAGGGATCACGGCCTCCCCTTTTTTAGGGATATTCACAATCCCTCTGCAATCTGGATATCGGGTACATCCTAAAAATGCGCCAAAACGGCCGTGCCGCACTTTCATGGCGGATTGACATTCGGGACATTTTTGGTCCCAATCAAAATCCGCGGCGTATTCATCCTTATTAAACGCGATCTCTTCGATAGGGGCTGAATAGTTGCATTCCGGATAGCGGGAACAGCCATAAAAATACTTAGACTTTGACCAAACTTTTTGCAATTTAGCTCCGCAATTTGGGCAGTCGATCTCTGTCATCACTTTAGGAACAAAAGCCGACTTTTCCGCCTCTTCCAAAGTGGGCATAAATTTTCCCCAAAAATCTCGAATCAATCCTTTCCAATCTTGTTGGTTTTCGGCGATAAGCTCTAATCCATCTTCCATAGAGGCCGTAAACCCCACATTCATGATCTGTTGGAAATTGTTTTCCAACATTTGCACAATTACAACGCCGAGTTCAGTGGGTTTTAAGCGCCCATTTTCTTTGATGGTATAATCTCGGCTTTGAATTTTATTCATAATCGTGGCGTAAGTGGAGGGCCTTCCAATGCGGCATTTCTCCAGCTCTTTGACTAATGAAGCTTCCGTAAAGCGAGGAGGCGGACGGGTAAAAGCTTGCTCCGAGATCAATTCGATAAGCTGAAGAGATTGCCCTTCTTCTAAGTGGGGCAGCATACGCCCTTCTTCATTTTTAACTTCATCGTCTTCTTTTTCTTCATATAAGACGAGAAACCCTTGAAATTTCATCACAGAACCGGTGGCTCTAAGCAAAATTTCATCTCCCGCCGCAATATCGGCAGAAACGGTGTCATAAATCGCTGGCGCCATTTGGGAAGCAATAAAACGTTTCCAAATAAGTTCGTATAATAAAAATTGTTCTCTTGTTAAATAATTTTTAATATTTTCTGGCGAATGATTCAAACTTGTGGGACGAATGGCTTCATGTGCGTCCTGAGCACTTTTACTTGTAGAATAACTGCGCGTTTCGGCAGGCAAAAACTCTTTTCCATATTTATTCAAAATAAATTGGCGAGCTTCTTTTAAAGCCTCTGGGGCAATACGCACCGAATCTGTACGCATATAGGTAATTAAACCTTCCGAGCCTTCATTTCCTAAATCAACCCCTTCGTACAAGTTTTGCGCAATATTCATTGTTTTCGCAGAAGAAAATCCATAGTGGCGACTCGCTTCTTGTTGAAGGGTGGAAGTGATAAAAGGAGGAACTGGATTTCGTTTTTTTTCTTTGCGTTCCACCTTTACAACATAAAAAGACTGCGTTTTCATCCGGGCTAAGATGGCATCCGCTTTCTCTTTATTGTCGACAACCACCACCTCTTTGCCTTCTACAAGTTCCTTCTCGATACGCTTTCCCCCGATGGAATGGAGGTTGGCGCGAAAGTTTTTGGGCTCTTTTTCTGTCTTAAGGATAGCTCCTAGGTTCCAATATTCCACGGGTTTGAATATCTCAATGGCTTTTTCCCTATCCACGACCATTTTCAAAGCGACAGACTGGACTCGACCCGCAGAGACAAAGCCTTCTTTTCCTCGTTGAATCCTTCGATTTAAGATAGGGGAAATTTTGTATCCCACAATGCGATCCAATAAACGGCGCGCCTGCTGGGCATTCACTAAGGCAAAATCAATTTCTCGCGGGGATTCGAGTGCTTTGATAACGGCTTCTTTAGTAATCGAGTTAAAAGAAACCCTTTTAATTCGGGTGGAATTAGGCAAAATTTGGGTAATATGCCAGGCAATTGCCTCTCCTTCCCGGTCGGGGTCAGGAGAAAGATACACTGTATCGACATTTTTAGCGGCTTTGCGCAAATTCGCGATGACTTTCTCTTTATCGGGCATAATGACATATTTAGGCTCAAAATCGTGATCAACGTCGATTCCAAACTCTTTTTCAGGTAAGTCTCGAATATGCCCAATGGATGACTCAAATATATAGTTAGGACCGAGAAATTTCTTTAAGGTTTTGATTTTCGCGGGTGATTCCACGATGATCAAGGCTTTGCCCATCTTTTAAACTCCTAATAATAGTCAGAGAGAGATCATTTTCACTAAATATGAGACATACTTTGGCAGAAAGTCTAATCCTTAAATGTTGAAAATTGCAAATTAAACCATTCTTTCGTTAAGCAAAACTTCTTATCTACTTGCTTTATCATCTCTTTTGCACTTTCAACCGGGTATGTTATTTTTTATTCCATTAATCCAGGCATGTAATCCAGGCATGGCGGTCTCCTAAGCTACCTTTCTTAGTTCTCTCCATGCGCAACTTCTAATTTCTGTCTTTGTGGCGTTTATCCCTTGCGCCTTGCCAGCCTGAGATTTTCACTGGCGCGAGAATTTTTTTAAAATGGCAACTTCACTTAATTCCCTTTCAATGAGTTCGATTGCTTTGCAGAAATTTTTCCTCCTTCGGCGGAAATTCAGAGATGCTGCCCTTTTTTGCTCAATTAACCGTGAAAGAGCTCTTTTTCTTACCAAGGAGGGAGCCCTAAAAGCCCTTGTTTTTCCGCTTTGCAAAACGTCTACGTAAGCGAGATTATCCTCTTATTCCTTTTGCAGTCCCCTTCTCCCCATTCAACCCCGCTATGCAAGTCCCATTTCATATGCCCTTCTTTATAAAGCTTAGTTAAGGGATTAGCATTAAAATCCAAACAGTCTCGAGACCGCTCCTT
It encodes the following:
- the topA gene encoding type I DNA topoisomerase; the protein is MGKALIIVESPAKIKTLKKFLGPNYIFESSIGHIRDLPEKEFGIDVDHDFEPKYVIMPDKEKVIANLRKAAKNVDTVYLSPDPDREGEAIAWHITQILPNSTRIKRVSFNSITKEAVIKALESPREIDFALVNAQQARRLLDRIVGYKISPILNRRIQRGKEGFVSAGRVQSVALKMVVDREKAIEIFKPVEYWNLGAILKTEKEPKNFRANLHSIGGKRIEKELVEGKEVVVVDNKEKADAILARMKTQSFYVVKVERKEKKRNPVPPFITSTLQQEASRHYGFSSAKTMNIAQNLYEGVDLGNEGSEGLITYMRTDSVRIAPEALKEARQFILNKYGKEFLPAETRSYSTSKSAQDAHEAIRPTSLNHSPENIKNYLTREQFLLYELIWKRFIASQMAPAIYDTVSADIAAGDEILLRATGSVMKFQGFLVLYEEKEDDEVKNEEGRMLPHLEEGQSLQLIELISEQAFTRPPPRFTEASLVKELEKCRIGRPSTYATIMNKIQSRDYTIKENGRLKPTELGVVIVQMLENNFQQIMNVGFTASMEDGLELIAENQQDWKGLIRDFWGKFMPTLEEAEKSAFVPKVMTEIDCPNCGAKLQKVWSKSKYFYGCSRYPECNYSAPIEEIAFNKDEYAADFDWDQKCPECQSAMKVRHGRFGAFLGCTRYPDCRGIVNIPKKGEAVIPAAEMPACVAVGCPGHMVARKSRFGKTFYSCSTFPECDVIVNELSQLPEKYPNHPRKAYVKKAGKGKKEAAKKRTASSAKKSSVKKEKKGATRLQPLQTLSPELAQVVGASEMARGEVMKKVWDYIRAHQLQDPTNKRLINPDAALAKVFGGPEPIDMFKMTAALAKHVHKKE